One segment of Procambarus clarkii isolate CNS0578487 chromosome 1, FALCON_Pclarkii_2.0, whole genome shotgun sequence DNA contains the following:
- the LOC123750950 gene encoding keratin-associated protein 4-3-like: MSETENADLRFAYSNHNTNIRGVVGLTYQTSGSVSTCSVSTCSVSTCSVSTCSVSTSSVSTYSVSTCSVSTCSVSTCSVSTYSVSTYSVSTYSVSTCSVSTCSVSTCSVSTYSVSTCSVSTCSESTYSVSTCSESTYSVSTCSVSTYSVSTCSVSTYSVSTCSVSTCSVSTCSVSTYSVSTCSVSTCSVSTCSVSTCSVSTCSVSTCSVNTCSVSTCNVNTCSVSTCSVSTSSVSTSSVSTCSVSTSSVSTCSVSTCSVSTCSVSTCSVSTYSVSTCSVSTCSVSTYSVSTYSVSTYSVSTCNVSTCSVSTYSVSTCSVSTCSVSTYSVSTCSVSTCSVSTSAVFQLHMLRLLIKI, from the coding sequence ATGTCTGAGACGGAAAATGCTGACCTAAGATTTGCATATTCTAACCACAACACAAATATTAGGGGGGTTGTGGGATTAACATATCAGACGAGCGGGAGTGTGAGCACCTGCAGTGTGAGCACCTGCAGTGTGAGCACCTGCAGTGTGAGCACCTGCAGTGTGAGCACCAGTAGTGTGAGCACCTACAGTGTGAGCACCTGCAGTGTGAGCACCTGCAGTGTGAGCACCTGCAGTGTGAGCACCTACAGTGTGAGCACCTACAGTGTGAGCACCTACAGTGTGAGCACCTGCAGTGTGAGCACCTGCAGTGTGAGCACCTGCAGTGTGAGCACCTACAGTGTGAGCACCTGCAGTGTGAGCACCTGCAGTGAGAGCACCTACAGTGTGAGCACCTGCAGTGAGAGCACCTACAGTGTGAGCACCTGCAGTGTGAGCACCTACAGTGTGAGCACCTGCAGTGTGAGCACCTACAGTGTGAGCACCTGCAGTGTGAGCACCTGCAGTGTGAGCACCTGCAGTGTGAGCACCTACAGTGTGAGCACCTGCAGTGTGAGCACCTGCAGTGTGAGCACCTGCAGTGTGAGCACCTGCAGTGTGAGCACCTGCAGTGTGAGCACCTGCAGTGTGAACACCTGCAGTGTGAGCACCTGCAATGTGAACACCTGCAGTGTGAGCACCTGCAGTGTGAGCACCAGCAGTGTGAGCACCAGCAGTGTGAGCACCTGCAGTGTGAGCACCAGCAGTGTGAGCACCTGCAGTGTGAGCACCTGCAGTGTGAGCACCTGCAGTGTGAGCACCTGCAGTGTGAGCACCTACAGTGTGAGCACCTGCAGTGTGAGCACCTGCAGTGTGAGCACCTACAGTGTGAGCACCTACAGTGTGAGCACCTACAGTGTGAGCACCTGCAATGTGAGCACCTGCAGTGTGAGCACCTACAGTGTGAGCACCTGCAGTGTGAGCACCTGCAGTGTGAGCACCTACAGTGTGAGCACCTGCAGTGTGAGCACCTGCAGTGTGAGCACCTCGgcagtttttcagttgcatatgctaaggctcttgataaaaatataa